A DNA window from Betaproteobacteria bacterium contains the following coding sequences:
- a CDS encoding ABC transporter ATP-binding protein: protein MLALELDRVTCRFPSRSSGVHVAVSDATVHVGEGEFVSLVGPTGCGKSTLLNVAAGLRPPAEGAVRVFGEPLRGRNVHAGYLFQDEALLPWRSARDNVLLGLQLRGVESSQAGAAADDWLRRVGLAGHGHKYPHELSGGMRKRVSLAQTLVVGPKILLMDEPFSALDVQTRALMENELLELWQQDRKSVLFVTHDLEEAIALSDRVVVLGAGPGSRPVGEFRIDLPRPRDVAEIRLTPHFVELHRDIWHTLRTEVMRAHEAEGAAP, encoded by the coding sequence CAGCAGCGGCGTGCACGTCGCGGTGTCCGATGCGACGGTCCACGTGGGCGAAGGCGAGTTCGTGTCCCTGGTGGGACCCACCGGGTGCGGCAAGTCGACGCTGCTCAACGTGGCCGCGGGATTGCGTCCGCCGGCGGAGGGCGCCGTGCGTGTTTTCGGCGAGCCGCTGCGCGGCCGGAATGTCCACGCCGGCTATCTCTTTCAGGACGAAGCGCTGCTGCCGTGGCGCAGTGCCCGCGACAACGTCCTGCTGGGCCTGCAGCTGCGCGGCGTCGAGTCCTCGCAGGCGGGCGCAGCTGCGGACGACTGGTTGCGCCGGGTAGGTCTCGCCGGCCACGGCCACAAGTATCCGCACGAATTGTCCGGAGGCATGCGCAAGCGCGTCTCGCTGGCCCAGACTCTGGTGGTGGGCCCGAAGATCCTGCTCATGGACGAGCCGTTCTCCGCACTGGACGTGCAGACGCGCGCGCTCATGGAGAACGAACTGCTGGAACTGTGGCAACAGGACCGCAAGTCCGTTCTGTTCGTCACGCACGATCTCGAGGAAGCCATCGCCCTGTCCGATCGTGTCGTCGTGCTGGGCGCGGGTCCGGGCAGCCGTCCCGTCGGCGAGTTCCGGATCGACCTGCCGCGCCCACGCGATGTCGCGGAAATCCGGCTGACACCGCATTTCGTGGAACTGCATCGCGACATCTGGCACACGCTGCGGACGGAAGTCATGCGCGCTCACGAAGCCGAGGGGGCCGCGCCATGA
- a CDS encoding ABC transporter permease — protein sequence MSRRWMPVAQLALLAAVFALWHVLTATDVLPPFFFGEPLVVLDRVREWFLSGSIYPHLGVTLAETAAAFVVGTVLGLAVGLWLGLSDTAARLLDPYIKAFNAMPRVILAPIFAVWFGLGMLSKVLLGVTLVFFIVFFSVFHGVREVNPVVLDNARMLGASRRQLLRHVYLPSATAWVFASLHSAVGMAFVGAVIGEYLGSAKGVGYLILQAEGVFDINTVFAGVLVLTGFALLLDRLVTVAERRLLRWRPG from the coding sequence ATGAGCCGCCGCTGGATGCCGGTGGCGCAGCTTGCATTGCTCGCCGCGGTCTTCGCCCTCTGGCACGTCCTCACGGCCACCGACGTGCTGCCGCCGTTCTTCTTCGGCGAACCGCTCGTGGTGCTGGACCGGGTCCGCGAGTGGTTCCTGTCGGGCAGCATCTATCCTCATCTGGGCGTGACGCTCGCCGAGACTGCAGCGGCCTTCGTCGTGGGGACGGTGCTGGGGCTCGCGGTGGGCCTGTGGCTCGGCCTGTCCGACACGGCAGCCCGGCTTCTGGATCCGTACATCAAGGCGTTCAATGCCATGCCACGGGTGATCCTCGCGCCGATTTTCGCGGTCTGGTTCGGCCTGGGAATGCTGTCCAAGGTGCTGCTGGGCGTGACGCTGGTGTTCTTCATCGTCTTCTTCAGCGTATTTCATGGCGTGAGAGAGGTGAATCCGGTCGTGCTGGACAACGCCCGCATGCTGGGCGCGTCGCGGCGGCAACTGCTTCGTCACGTGTACCTGCCCAGCGCCACGGCATGGGTGTTCGCGAGCCTGCACTCGGCGGTGGGCATGGCCTTCGTGGGTGCGGTGATCGGCGAATACCTCGGCTCTGCGAAAGGTGTCGGCTACCTGATCCTCCAGGCCGAGGGCGTGTTCGACATCAACACCGTGTTCGCCGGAGTGCTGGTCCTCACTGGCTTCGCGCTCCTGCTGGACCGTCTTGTCACCGTCGCGGAGCGGCGGCTGCTGCGTTGGCGTCCGGGATAG
- a CDS encoding NfeD family protein: MTPALYWFLAGLVLVIVELMTGTFYLLIFGIACSAAALVAYAGGDFAPQAIVAAFTALVGLVIVKKRKRSLEGQGDAAAIDVGQIATFETWLNQEGRLARVRYRGAPWDADVAGATDLPAGASLFVTAVDGTRLKVSQHRP; the protein is encoded by the coding sequence ATGACACCCGCGCTGTACTGGTTTCTTGCCGGTCTGGTCCTCGTCATCGTCGAACTGATGACGGGGACCTTCTACCTTCTCATCTTCGGCATCGCCTGTTCTGCTGCCGCGCTCGTCGCCTATGCGGGCGGTGACTTCGCGCCTCAGGCCATCGTGGCCGCGTTCACGGCGCTCGTGGGCCTCGTGATCGTCAAGAAGCGCAAGCGTTCGCTCGAAGGACAAGGCGACGCTGCCGCGATAGACGTCGGTCAGATCGCCACGTTCGAGACGTGGCTCAATCAGGAAGGACGTCTGGCCCGGGTCCGTTACCGCGGTGCACCCTGGGATGCGGACGTGGCCGGCGCGACCGATCTGCCGGCAGGTGCCTCCTTGTTCGTGACCGCTGTCGACGGCACGCGGCTCAAGGTTTCGCAGCACCGACCGTAG
- a CDS encoding paraslipin has product MAVLILAAVAFFFPPTQALAIPIFILGVVIVFVVEGVRVVPQQNAWVVERLGKFHRILEPGLNITVPFVDRVQYRHSLKEVPLDVPEQVCITKDNTQLGVDGLLYFQVTDPKLASYGTSDYQMAITQLAQTTLRSEIGKMELDRTFESRDDINRQIVSALDEAGRTWGVKVLRYEIKNLTPPESILRAMQAQITAEREKRALIAKSEGQRQEEINLADGERQAKILQSEGEKAAAINKAQGEATATRMLADAQAEAVRAVAQALGADGGMSAANLRVAEQYIGAFAQLAKAGNTLIVPSNLSDPAAFVASAMTVLDRVRANGAPGESRSAPAR; this is encoded by the coding sequence ATGGCCGTGTTGATCCTCGCCGCCGTGGCCTTCTTCTTTCCGCCCACGCAGGCGCTCGCCATCCCCATATTCATCCTGGGCGTGGTGATCGTCTTCGTCGTCGAGGGCGTGCGCGTCGTGCCGCAGCAGAATGCCTGGGTCGTGGAACGGCTCGGCAAGTTCCACCGGATCCTGGAACCGGGCTTGAACATCACCGTGCCGTTCGTCGACCGCGTGCAGTACCGCCACTCGCTCAAGGAAGTGCCGCTCGACGTCCCGGAGCAGGTGTGTATCACCAAGGACAACACGCAATTGGGCGTCGATGGCCTGCTCTACTTCCAGGTGACCGATCCCAAGCTGGCGAGCTACGGCACGTCGGACTACCAGATGGCGATCACGCAGCTTGCGCAGACCACCCTGCGCAGCGAGATTGGCAAGATGGAACTGGACCGGACCTTCGAGAGCCGCGACGACATCAACCGCCAGATCGTCTCCGCGCTCGACGAGGCGGGCCGCACCTGGGGTGTGAAGGTGCTCCGCTACGAGATCAAGAATCTGACGCCGCCGGAATCCATTCTCCGCGCGATGCAGGCGCAGATCACCGCGGAACGCGAGAAGCGCGCGCTCATCGCGAAGTCCGAAGGCCAGCGGCAGGAGGAGATCAACCTCGCCGATGGCGAACGGCAGGCCAAGATCCTGCAGTCGGAAGGCGAGAAGGCCGCGGCGATCAACAAGGCGCAGGGCGAAGCGACGGCCACCCGGATGCTGGCCGATGCGCAGGCCGAAGCGGTCCGGGCCGTGGCCCAGGCGCTCGGTGCCGACGGCGGCATGAGCGCGGCCAATCTGCGCGTGGCGGAGCAATACATCGGGGCCTTCGCGCAACTGGCGAAGGCGGGGAACACGCTGATCGTTCCGTCCAATCTCTCCGATCCGGCCGCCTTCGTGGCCAGCGCCATGACGGTGCTGGACCGCGTGCGCGCCAACGGGGCTCCTGGCGAGTCGAGGAGTGCGCCCGCACGCTGA